Proteins from a single region of Vulgatibacter sp.:
- a CDS encoding ArsR/SmtB family transcription factor produces the protein MIDPSPRLDAIFHALADPTRRAILAGLAEGERSVGEIAAPFAISLAAVSKHLKVLEAAGLIDRRWEGRTARCRLDAEALRTADEWLAHYRRFWTDRLDALERMLRDEARPPRRKR, from the coding sequence ATGATTGATCCATCGCCCCGCCTCGACGCGATCTTCCACGCCCTCGCCGACCCGACCCGCCGGGCGATCCTCGCCGGCCTGGCGGAGGGCGAGCGCAGCGTCGGCGAGATCGCCGCCCCCTTCGCCATCTCGCTCGCCGCCGTCTCCAAGCACCTCAAGGTGCTCGAGGCCGCCGGGCTGATCGACCGGCGCTGGGAAGGGCGCACCGCGCGCTGCAGGCTCGACGCGGAGGCCCTCCGCACCGCGGACGAATGGCTCGCCCATTACCGGCGATTCTGGACCGACCGCCTCGACGCGCTGGAGCGGATGCTCCGGGACGAGGCCAGGCCCCCGAGGAGGAAGAGATGA
- a CDS encoding SRPBCC domain-containing protein: protein MSRQLEIEAAVLEMRRVLPAAPEVVFAAWTMPERMQQWFAPGAMSAAVEVDLRVGGSYRIEMRDPDGSVHATHGTWREIVPNRRLVFTWGWEGPDRHESLVTVELFDRGGSTELLLRHERLASAESRSQHEQGWLGCLEKLERVLQA from the coding sequence ATGAGCAGGCAGCTCGAGATCGAGGCAGCGGTGCTGGAGATGCGGCGGGTCCTACCCGCTGCGCCGGAAGTGGTCTTCGCGGCGTGGACGATGCCCGAGCGGATGCAGCAATGGTTCGCGCCGGGCGCGATGAGCGCCGCCGTGGAGGTCGACCTCCGCGTGGGCGGCAGCTACCGGATCGAGATGCGCGATCCCGACGGCTCGGTGCACGCGACCCACGGCACCTGGCGCGAGATCGTGCCCAACCGCCGCCTCGTCTTCACCTGGGGCTGGGAGGGGCCGGATCGCCACGAGTCGCTGGTGACCGTGGAGCTCTTCGACCGGGGCGGCTCCACCGAGCTGCTGCTGCGGCACGAGCGGCTGGCCTCGGCGGAGAGCCGGAGCCAGCACGAGCAGGGCTGGCTCGGTTGCCTCGAGAAGCTCGAGCGCGTGCTGCAGGCCTGA
- a CDS encoding DUF4476 domain-containing protein: MRNDTTKWRWVAAVLLAFGLFTAAPAQARGRGPDEIEQLLRELRALQQEVRAIDRDVSRRRIDRDRVQSRLHHVDDRLQHMERQVRRLRRIGPPAAPQPPALLPMDDASFASLHRTVDRIPFGSDKLAVVASAVGMNFFVVPQVLALLDEFPHSSDKVEALRILWPKVLDRQNGHQIFAAFPFSSDRQQVAHIIASS; encoded by the coding sequence ATGCGCAACGACACGACGAAATGGCGCTGGGTGGCTGCAGTCCTGCTGGCCTTCGGTCTCTTCACCGCAGCGCCGGCACAGGCCCGGGGCCGCGGACCCGACGAGATCGAGCAGCTGCTCCGGGAGCTCCGGGCGCTGCAGCAGGAAGTCCGCGCCATCGACCGCGACGTCTCCCGCCGCAGGATCGATCGCGACAGGGTCCAGAGCCGCCTGCACCACGTGGACGACAGGCTCCAGCACATGGAGCGCCAGGTGCGCCGCCTGCGTCGGATCGGCCCCCCTGCGGCACCGCAGCCCCCTGCGCTGCTGCCGATGGACGACGCCTCCTTCGCCTCCCTGCACCGCACGGTCGATCGCATCCCCTTCGGCAGCGACAAGCTCGCCGTGGTCGCTTCCGCCGTGGGGATGAACTTCTTCGTGGTGCCGCAGGTGCTCGCGCTCCTCGACGAGTTCCCCCATTCCAGCGACAAGGTGGAGGCGCTGCGGATCCTCTGGCCGAAGGTCCTCGACCGCCAGAACGGCCACCAGATCTTCGCGGCGTTCCCCTTCTCCAGCGATCGGCAGCAGGTGGCCCACATCATCGCTTCGAGCTGA
- a CDS encoding copper resistance protein NlpE N-terminal domain-containing protein, translating to MRLSASLPLILAAACAHGDKAPAPPAPQQQVPPPDLPAVFAGTLPCADCPGIETRLVFLDPARYVLAERFLEREVEPRFSSGAWVLEGETLRLADRAFRWDGETLLALDAGGKPIPVQGRNTLSPGEAPTLAFGTIRRTTDGLKLEPCGGGARIEVVDGTAHLSQAIEELPGSFVELVALPAGEQLWAVDLQRIAMEGPGCEQLPTGLVARASGNEPFWGLEIDQRSLRLERLGQDPVGTPWAPFRWERGAYRYFADAGETRLGVVLTPGFCPDTMAPVATGYRAEVEVNGEKLQGCAWLGTEWKRLDGP from the coding sequence ATGCGCCTTTCCGCCTCTCTTCCGCTGATCCTCGCCGCTGCCTGCGCCCACGGCGACAAGGCACCGGCGCCCCCTGCGCCGCAGCAGCAGGTGCCGCCGCCGGATCTGCCGGCGGTTTTCGCCGGCACCCTGCCCTGTGCGGACTGCCCGGGGATCGAGACGCGCCTCGTCTTCCTCGATCCGGCGCGCTACGTGCTGGCGGAGCGCTTCCTCGAGCGGGAGGTGGAGCCGCGCTTCTCGAGCGGGGCCTGGGTGCTGGAGGGCGAGACGCTGCGCCTCGCGGATCGCGCCTTCCGCTGGGACGGCGAGACGCTCCTCGCCCTCGATGCCGGCGGGAAGCCGATCCCGGTGCAGGGGCGGAACACGCTCTCGCCCGGCGAGGCGCCCACGCTTGCCTTCGGCACCATCCGCCGCACGACCGATGGACTGAAGCTCGAGCCCTGTGGCGGCGGCGCGCGCATCGAGGTGGTGGACGGCACCGCGCATCTTTCGCAAGCGATCGAGGAGCTGCCCGGCTCCTTCGTGGAGCTGGTGGCGCTGCCTGCCGGCGAGCAGCTGTGGGCGGTCGATCTCCAGCGCATCGCGATGGAGGGGCCCGGCTGCGAGCAGCTGCCGACGGGCCTGGTGGCGCGGGCCTCGGGGAACGAGCCGTTCTGGGGACTCGAGATCGACCAGCGCTCCTTGCGCCTGGAGCGGCTCGGGCAGGATCCGGTGGGCACGCCGTGGGCACCCTTCCGCTGGGAGCGGGGGGCGTACCGCTATTTCGCCGATGCGGGCGAGACCAGGCTCGGGGTGGTCCTCACCCCGGGTTTCTGCCCGGACACCATGGCGCCCGTCGCCACCGGCTACCGCGCCGAGGTGGAGGTGAACGGCGAGAAGCTGCAGGGCTGCGCGTGGCTCGGCACCGAGTGGAAGCGGCTCGACGGACCATGA
- a CDS encoding YceI family protein, with protein sequence MRRTFATSLTALSLATLGATACAKDPTAGKTEAAVAEAKQVEAAPAAAQRLVITPAESKIGFVGAKVTAQHVGEFRDFEGKIALVDGKLEGGQIEFAVKPASVLVDGGLPKLEGHLVSPDFFDAAKYPEARFVSTEIKPGSETAGMTHTVTGNLEIRGTRRSVTFPALVEMANDMVRAKTEFGINRKDFGIQYPGMPDDLIKDNVLIRVDLKAPRAN encoded by the coding sequence ATGCGTCGCACGTTCGCGACCTCTCTCACCGCCCTCTCCCTCGCGACCCTCGGCGCCACCGCCTGCGCCAAGGATCCCACCGCCGGCAAGACCGAGGCCGCCGTCGCCGAGGCGAAGCAGGTCGAGGCTGCCCCCGCCGCGGCGCAGCGCCTCGTCATCACCCCCGCGGAGTCGAAGATCGGCTTCGTCGGCGCGAAGGTCACCGCGCAGCACGTCGGCGAGTTCCGTGACTTCGAGGGCAAGATCGCCCTGGTCGACGGCAAGCTCGAGGGCGGCCAGATCGAGTTCGCGGTCAAGCCCGCCTCGGTGCTCGTCGACGGCGGCCTGCCGAAGCTCGAGGGCCACCTCGTCTCCCCGGACTTCTTCGACGCGGCGAAGTACCCGGAGGCGCGCTTCGTCTCGACCGAGATCAAGCCGGGCAGCGAGACCGCCGGCATGACCCACACCGTCACCGGCAACCTCGAGATCCGCGGCACCAGGCGCAGCGTCACCTTCCCGGCCCTGGTCGAGATGGCCAACGACATGGTGCGGGCGAAGACCGAATTCGGGATCAACCGCAAGGACTTCGGCATCCAGTACCCCGGCATGCCGGACGATCTGATCAAGGACAACGTCCTGATCCGCGTCGATCTCAAGGCGCCGCGCGCCAACTGA
- a CDS encoding ATP-binding domain-containing protein has translation MEELASLSEMARTVIEEEQALLARVLEALRGALAATGTRPGPEAEVETMQALRDETRCARPEDLPGVLLEMAVRHRLLGRQGSQLPDPLAPYLAHLRLEEDGRVRDYLLGHATFIDRAAGIHVIDWRSAALAKIFYRYREGEEYEEQLPGRLAEGVVLARRIVTIERGELVGIVGDGISLRRRLTGGWVGGDAAALALAGGGAGTATRPGALGVGVGAVQRARTTDVTALLDQEQYAAIAAPPEQPLLVLGSAGSGKTTVALHRLARLAADGAHALDEMQVVVPEKGLARLSRRLLEPLGAGEAQISTLDAFFVERGQALFGRKLKLCFDPPALTSSFKRHPALFRALRDQGRTLGKRPSLQRMRAFLADRFTDRGFLAAVVDAAGGDLPRTAIEETVRHTLLQLAAPAEREAESITDESRKIALDGAAYWEGTPEELGGTVDLEDLPLLLCLRAWAGSLEAAPISHLVLDEAEDFSLFELHVLGRSIEQSRGATLAGDEAQQTASSFAGWRESLEVLGVGDASVCRLSTSYRCPRPVTELARHLLGSMAPAKETRAAREGAPVGRFTFADQAQAQLFVAGALRDLLDREPGASVAVITNEAEAARRFFPFVADRPDARLVLDGGFSFEPGIDVTDVDEAKGLEWDYVVVLDASARTFPATFDARRRLHVAVTRTTHQLWLVSGGAPSPLLPA, from the coding sequence ATGGAAGAGCTCGCCTCCCTCTCGGAGATGGCACGCACCGTGATCGAGGAGGAGCAGGCGCTGCTCGCCCGGGTCCTCGAGGCCCTGCGCGGCGCGCTTGCGGCCACCGGTACCCGCCCCGGCCCCGAGGCCGAAGTGGAGACGATGCAGGCCCTCCGCGACGAGACCCGCTGCGCCAGACCCGAGGACCTGCCCGGCGTCCTCCTCGAGATGGCGGTCCGCCACCGCCTCCTCGGCAGGCAGGGGTCCCAGCTCCCCGATCCCCTCGCGCCCTACCTCGCCCACCTGCGCCTCGAGGAGGACGGCAGGGTCCGGGACTACCTCCTCGGCCACGCCACCTTCATCGACCGCGCCGCCGGCATCCACGTGATCGATTGGCGGTCGGCAGCGCTGGCGAAGATCTTCTACCGGTACCGTGAGGGCGAGGAATACGAGGAGCAGCTCCCCGGCAGACTCGCCGAGGGCGTCGTCCTCGCGCGCCGCATCGTCACCATCGAACGCGGCGAGCTCGTCGGTATCGTCGGCGACGGCATCTCCCTGCGCAGGCGGCTCACCGGCGGCTGGGTCGGCGGCGATGCGGCGGCGCTGGCGCTGGCAGGCGGCGGTGCCGGCACGGCGACGCGCCCCGGCGCCCTGGGCGTCGGGGTCGGTGCGGTGCAGCGGGCGCGGACCACCGACGTCACCGCCCTCCTCGACCAGGAGCAGTACGCGGCGATCGCGGCGCCGCCCGAGCAGCCCCTCCTCGTCCTCGGTAGCGCCGGCAGCGGCAAGACCACCGTGGCCTTGCACCGGCTCGCCCGCCTCGCTGCAGATGGCGCCCACGCGCTCGACGAGATGCAGGTGGTGGTGCCGGAGAAGGGTCTGGCCCGGCTCTCGCGCCGGCTCCTCGAGCCGCTCGGCGCCGGCGAGGCGCAGATCTCCACCCTCGACGCCTTCTTCGTCGAGCGGGGGCAGGCGCTCTTCGGCAGGAAGCTGAAGCTCTGCTTCGATCCGCCGGCGCTCACCAGCAGCTTCAAGCGCCACCCCGCCCTCTTCCGTGCCCTGCGCGATCAGGGCCGCACCCTCGGCAAGCGCCCCTCGCTGCAACGGATGCGCGCCTTCCTCGCCGACCGCTTCACCGACCGGGGCTTCCTCGCTGCGGTGGTCGACGCCGCAGGAGGCGATCTGCCCCGCACCGCGATCGAGGAGACGGTGCGCCACACCCTGCTCCAGCTCGCCGCCCCGGCGGAGCGGGAGGCGGAATCGATCACCGACGAGTCGCGGAAGATCGCCCTCGACGGCGCCGCCTATTGGGAGGGGACGCCGGAGGAGCTGGGCGGCACCGTCGATCTCGAGGATCTGCCCCTCCTCCTCTGCCTCCGCGCGTGGGCAGGCAGCCTCGAGGCAGCGCCGATCTCCCATCTCGTCCTCGACGAGGCGGAGGATTTCTCCCTCTTCGAGCTCCACGTGCTGGGGCGTTCGATCGAGCAGAGCCGCGGCGCCACCCTGGCTGGCGACGAGGCGCAGCAGACCGCCTCGAGCTTCGCCGGCTGGAGGGAATCGCTCGAGGTGCTGGGCGTCGGTGATGCCTCGGTCTGCAGGCTCTCCACCTCCTACCGCTGCCCGCGGCCGGTGACCGAGCTCGCCCGCCACCTGCTCGGGAGCATGGCGCCGGCGAAGGAGACCCGCGCCGCCCGCGAGGGCGCGCCGGTGGGCCGCTTCACCTTCGCCGACCAGGCGCAGGCGCAGCTCTTCGTCGCCGGCGCGCTGCGCGATCTGCTCGACCGGGAACCAGGCGCCTCGGTGGCGGTGATCACCAACGAGGCGGAGGCCGCGCGGCGCTTCTTCCCCTTCGTCGCCGACAGGCCCGACGCGCGCCTCGTCCTCGACGGCGGCTTCTCCTTCGAGCCCGGCATCGACGTCACCGACGTCGACGAGGCGAAGGGGCTCGAGTGGGATTACGTGGTGGTCCTCGACGCCTCGGCGCGCACCTTCCCGGCGACCTTCGACGCGCGCCGCAGGCTCCACGTGGCGGTGACCCGCACCACCCACCAGCTCTGGCTGGTGAGCGGCGGCGCCCCCTCGCCGCTCCTGCCCGCATGA
- a CDS encoding MmcQ/YjbR family DNA-binding protein, whose amino-acid sequence MKTAGSKAEDLVREAALAFPEAYEERPWGEVAIKVRKKVFVFMGTSEGRFGLSVKLPHSHPEALLLPFVEPTGYGLGKSGWVSARFQQGDAPPMPMIRAWLEESYRAVAPKKLAALLDVPAEPPATPKRPRKTASK is encoded by the coding sequence ATGAAGACCGCCGGAAGCAAGGCCGAAGACCTCGTGCGCGAGGCGGCCCTGGCCTTTCCCGAGGCCTACGAGGAGCGGCCGTGGGGTGAGGTCGCCATCAAGGTCCGCAAGAAGGTCTTCGTCTTCATGGGGACCTCCGAGGGCCGCTTCGGCCTCTCGGTGAAGCTGCCCCACTCGCATCCCGAGGCGCTGCTCCTCCCCTTCGTGGAGCCGACGGGCTACGGCCTCGGCAAGAGCGGCTGGGTCTCTGCCCGTTTTCAGCAAGGGGACGCGCCGCCGATGCCGATGATCCGCGCCTGGCTCGAGGAGAGCTACCGGGCGGTGGCGCCGAAGAAGCTGGCGGCGCTGCTCGACGTACCCGCCGAGCCGCCAGCTACGCCGAAGCGCCCCCGGAAGACCGCCTCGAAGTGA
- a CDS encoding FUSC family protein — translation MPILRPLVDLVRLAPARPAIAAGLRAGAAAVLPLVASQLLSAELLSYAGMGGFMTALVDKGGAYRTRGAVMAAVVLFGCLASFLGSLAANSLVATLPLAFLWLLGAGLAQAGGAGAASAGTLTAIILVVALARPVDSVEAALASAAAVAAGGLAAMAMALLLWPVRLYRPARFAIARCWDALAEHAQSLADRTPGGEEERARLIHGQRAVVRGHVEEARRILTATRRGRQAESERGERLFALLENADQVLGACIAIDGWLEAAREDELPPIVTALRTLEGSAHAIALLLRTDGVQGRPVPRITETGPAAAPRLLGRLARHLEGAAEAAEGLADARPLRGPAPTLAFPSERRGLGATLRGTIDPRSVILRHALRLALAGTAAAAAVGLLRIEYGYWVTITVVAILQPWTAATIQRGLQRIGGTVLGALIAIAAVAWVDDRLTFAAIVFVLCSASVALLPLNYGVFSVLLTPAFVLLAELGTGDYQLAWIRILDTLVGGAIALVAARLLWPAWEKHRFPEELAAALRSSAGWMRQLGEGDPDSTATERARRQVGIAVLNAEASLQRLLAEAWREDLEPLIALTLYLRRVHATALALFSDRSLPAATRRSIGAGAAVFLEQMADAIAAGLPPAAGDDLPGLEALAGTAQPLAERLVRQLFIVHGAAVRGFAGGAFR, via the coding sequence ATGCCGATCCTGCGCCCGCTCGTCGATCTCGTTCGCCTCGCCCCTGCGCGTCCCGCCATCGCGGCGGGCCTGCGCGCCGGGGCCGCAGCGGTCCTGCCGCTGGTGGCGAGCCAGCTGCTCTCTGCAGAGCTCCTCTCCTACGCGGGCATGGGCGGCTTCATGACCGCCCTGGTCGACAAGGGCGGCGCCTATCGGACCCGCGGCGCGGTGATGGCCGCGGTGGTCCTCTTCGGGTGCCTCGCCTCCTTCCTCGGCAGCCTCGCCGCCAACTCGCTCGTCGCCACGCTGCCCCTCGCCTTCCTCTGGCTCCTCGGCGCGGGGCTGGCGCAGGCGGGCGGCGCCGGTGCCGCCAGCGCCGGCACCCTCACCGCGATCATCCTCGTGGTCGCGCTGGCCCGTCCGGTCGATTCGGTGGAGGCCGCTCTCGCCAGCGCGGCCGCAGTGGCTGCTGGCGGCCTCGCGGCGATGGCCATGGCGCTGCTGCTCTGGCCGGTGCGCCTCTACCGGCCCGCCCGCTTCGCCATCGCCCGCTGCTGGGACGCCCTCGCCGAGCACGCGCAAAGCCTGGCCGATCGAACGCCCGGCGGAGAGGAGGAGAGGGCCCGCCTCATCCACGGCCAGCGGGCGGTGGTGCGGGGCCACGTCGAGGAGGCCCGCCGCATCCTCACCGCCACCCGCCGCGGCAGGCAGGCGGAGAGCGAGCGGGGCGAGCGGCTCTTTGCGCTGCTCGAGAACGCCGACCAGGTCCTCGGCGCCTGCATCGCCATCGACGGCTGGCTGGAGGCCGCGCGGGAAGACGAGCTCCCCCCGATTGTCACCGCGCTCCGGACGCTGGAGGGGAGCGCCCACGCGATCGCCCTGCTCCTCCGCACCGACGGCGTGCAGGGGCGCCCCGTCCCGCGGATCACCGAGACCGGGCCCGCCGCAGCCCCGCGGCTCCTGGGCCGGCTCGCCCGCCATCTCGAAGGAGCGGCGGAGGCGGCTGAGGGGCTCGCCGACGCGAGACCCCTCCGTGGCCCGGCGCCCACGCTCGCCTTCCCCAGCGAAAGGCGCGGCCTCGGCGCCACGCTGCGTGGGACGATCGACCCGCGCTCGGTGATCCTGCGCCACGCCCTGCGCCTCGCGCTCGCGGGGACCGCCGCCGCCGCTGCGGTCGGCCTGCTGCGGATCGAGTACGGCTATTGGGTGACGATCACGGTGGTGGCGATCCTCCAGCCCTGGACGGCGGCGACGATCCAGCGGGGGCTGCAGCGGATCGGCGGCACCGTGCTCGGCGCGCTGATCGCCATCGCCGCCGTGGCGTGGGTCGACGATCGCCTCACCTTCGCCGCCATCGTCTTCGTGCTCTGCAGCGCGAGCGTGGCGCTCCTGCCGCTCAACTACGGCGTCTTCTCCGTGCTCCTCACCCCGGCCTTCGTGCTCCTCGCCGAGCTCGGCACCGGCGACTACCAGCTCGCCTGGATCCGCATCCTCGACACGCTGGTCGGCGGGGCGATCGCGCTGGTGGCGGCGCGGCTTCTCTGGCCTGCGTGGGAGAAGCACCGCTTCCCCGAGGAGCTCGCCGCGGCGCTGCGCTCCTCCGCCGGCTGGATGCGGCAGCTGGGCGAGGGGGATCCCGACAGCACGGCGACGGAGCGGGCCCGGCGGCAGGTGGGCATCGCCGTCCTCAACGCGGAGGCCTCGCTGCAGCGCCTCCTCGCCGAGGCCTGGCGGGAGGACCTCGAGCCGCTCATCGCCCTCACCCTCTACCTGCGCCGGGTCCACGCCACCGCGCTGGCGCTCTTCTCCGACCGCAGCCTGCCTGCCGCCACGCGGCGCTCGATCGGCGCTGGCGCCGCGGTCTTCCTCGAGCAGATGGCCGATGCGATCGCCGCTGGACTCCCACCCGCCGCCGGCGACGATCTGCCCGGGCTCGAGGCGCTGGCTGGAACGGCGCAGCCGCTCGCGGAGCGGCTGGTGCGCCAGCTCTTCATCGTCCACGGCGCAGCGGTCCGCGGTTTCGCCGGCGGCGCCTTCCGCTGA